The Pleuronectes platessa chromosome 10, fPlePla1.1, whole genome shotgun sequence genome contains a region encoding:
- the LOC128450025 gene encoding trypsin-3-like: MKTFILLALCTAAYAAPIDEDDKIVGGYECRKNALPYQVSLSSGYHFCGGSLISSTWVVSAAHCYKSRVELRLGEHNIAVNEGTEQFINSAKVIRHPWYNSRNLDNDIMLIKLSKPATLNSKVGSVSLPSTCASAGTRCLISGWGNLSGSGSNYPDRLMCLDAPILSDSSCRSSYPAQITYNMFCAGFLEGGKDSCQGDSGGPLVCNGVLQGVVSWGYGCAQRNKPGVYAKVCNYTSWIRSTMSSN; this comes from the exons ATGAAGACTTTCATTCTTCTGGCTCTGTGCACTGCAGCAT ATGCTGCTCCCATTGATGAGGATGACAAGATTGTTGGAGGCTACGAGTGCAGAAAGAACGCGTTGCCCTACCAGGTCTCTCTGAGCTCTGGCTACCACTTCTGTGGAGGCTCCCTGATCTCCAGCACCTGGGTGGTGTCTGCTGCTCACTGCTACAAGTC CCGCGTCGAGCTGCGTCTTGGTGAGCACAACATTGCGGTCAACGAGGGCACCGAGCAGTTCATCAACTCTGCTAAGGTCATCCGTCATCCCTGGTACAACAGCCGCAACCTGGACAATGACATCATGCTGATCAAGCTGAGCAAGCCCGCCACCCTGAACAGCAAAGTCGGCTCCGTGTCCCTGCCCTCCACCTGTGCCAGCGCTGGCACCCGCTGTCTGATCTCTGGATGGGGCAACCTGAGCGGCTCTGGAA GCAACTACCCTGATCGCCTGATGTGTCTGGATGCCCCCATCCTGAGcgacagcagctgcaggagctccTACCCTGCACAGATCACCTACAACATGTTCTGTGCTGGATTCCTCGAGGGAGGCAAGGACTCCTGCCAG GGAGACTCCGGTGGCCCCCTGGTGTGCAACGGTGTGCTGCAGGGTGTGGTGTCCTGGGGCTACGGCTGTGCCCAGAGGAACAAGCCTGGAGTCTATGCCAAGGTCTGCAACTACACCTCCTGGATCCGCAGCACCATGTCCTCCAACTAA